The bacterium genomic interval AAGGGCGCCATCCGGCGCGTAAGGAAGGAGGGGTTGAAGGTCGGCCTCCTCCGCCCGATAACCCTCTGGCCCTTCCCCTCCGCGGCTATTGCCGAAGCGGCCAAGACCGCGAAGGATTTTCTGGTCTTCGAGCTTAACGCGGGGCAGATGATAGAGGACGTAAGGCTGGCCGTCGAAGGCAAGGCCAGCGTCCACTTCTACGGGCGTCCCGGCGGCACCAGCCCGACGCCGAGGGATCTGGCCAAGGTAATCACGAACCGCTATTGCCAGCATTTCAGGCCGATTTGACAGGGGTAAAGACGATGCAGAAGGTTTATTCGCGGCCAAAATACCTCAAGGACGCCGCTTTCCACTATTGCCCCGGCTGCGGCCACTCGATAGTCCACAGGCTGGTGGCCGAAGTCTTCGAGGAGATGGGTATCGGCGAGCGCGCGATAGGCGTCGCTCCCGCCGGTTGCGCCGTCCTCGCCTACAACTACTTCGACTGCGATTTCGTCGAGGGCGCTCACGGGCGCGGAGCCGCCATCGCGACCGGCATAAAGCGCAGGTGGCCCGACGCTGTCGTCTTCAGCTACCAGGGCGACGGCGACCTCGCCGCCATAGGCACCGCCGAAACGATCCACGCCGCGGCGAGGGGCGAGAACATAACTATAATTTTCGTCAACAACGGCATCTACGGGATGACGGGGGGCCAGATGGCTCCCACGACCCTTAGGGGCATGAAGGCCACCACCGCCCCCTTCGGCCGCGAGCCGCGCCGCGAGGGTTACAATCTCGACATAACCCACCTCGTCGCCGAGATAGAGGGCACCGCCTTCGCCGCGAGGGCGCTCATAACCACCCCCAAAGAGATTAAAAAGGCCAAGAAGCTTATCGCCTCGGCTTTCGAGTGCCAGCTTCAGGGAAGGGGCTTTTCCATAGTCGAGCTTGTCAGTGCCTGTCCCACCAACTGGAAGCTCTCCCCCCTGGCTTCGATAAAATTCATAGAAGAAAACATGGCCAAGGCATACCCCCCCGGTGTGCTTGTCGAAAGGCGCCTTCCCGAGGCGGCAAAGGAATAGGATATGGTCATAAAGTCTATATTCGCGGGATTCGGCGGGCAGGGGGTGCTCTCGATGGGCTACACTCTGGCCACCGCCGCAATGGTGGACGGCAAATACGTCACCTATCTCCCGGTTTACGGCGCGGAGATGCGCGGGGGCACGGCCAACTGCACCGTGGCCGTCGGCGACGAGGAGATAGCCTCTCCGGTCGCCTCCGAGCCAGAGATACTTGTCGTCCTCAATCAGCCCTCGCTGGCGAAGTTCGTGAACAAGGTCTCGCCGGGAGGGCTTCTCTTCATCAACTCCTCCCTCGTCGAAAAAGACCCCGGCAGGGAAGATCTCGTTGTCGTCAGGGTGCCCGCGAACGATCTTGCCGAAGAGGTGAAGAACCCCCGC includes:
- a CDS encoding 2-oxoglutarate oxidoreductase — protein: MQKVYSRPKYLKDAAFHYCPGCGHSIVHRLVAEVFEEMGIGERAIGVAPAGCAVLAYNYFDCDFVEGAHGRGAAIATGIKRRWPDAVVFSYQGDGDLAAIGTAETIHAAARGENITIIFVNNGIYGMTGGQMAPTTLRGMKATTAPFGREPRREGYNLDITHLVAEIEGTAFAARALITTPKEIKKAKKLIASAFECQLQGRGFSIVELVSACPTNWKLSPLASIKFIEENMAKAYPPGVLVERRLPEAAKE
- a CDS encoding 2-oxoacid:ferredoxin oxidoreductase subunit gamma; this translates as MVIKSIFAGFGGQGVLSMGYTLATAAMVDGKYVTYLPVYGAEMRGGTANCTVAVGDEEIASPVASEPEILVVLNQPSLAKFVNKVSPGGLLFINSSLVEKDPGREDLVVVRVPANDLAEEVKNPRAVNLVMLGAIAAYNGLVSREAAHKAIAIVFEKKPKLIPPSVAAFDRGYDFIKNKE